AAAATTTTTAGGAATAGAAAAGTTTGATTCTGCAGCAGTTAAAGCTATTAAAAAAGCTCAGCATTATGAATTAAAAAATTTTTTTATAATTTGTTCAGATGTAAAAGACATATTAGAGAAAATTGAAGGAAAAACAAATTTAATATGATTAACTTTTTCTGATCCTTGACCTAAAAAAAGACATTTAAAAAGAAGACTTACATACAAAGATTTTTTAGTAATTTATAAAAAATTACTTTCAGATAAAGGGATTTTAAAATTAAAAACAGATAACGATGGTTTTTTTGAATTTTCAACATTGTCTTTAGAAGAGTTTGGAGCAACCATATTATATTCAACAACTGATCTTCATAATGATATTAAAAACGAGGGTAATATTTACACAGATTATGAAGAAAAATGAAGCAAAAAGAACAAAAACATAAACTATTTAGAAGTAAAATTTTAAAATGTTTTATAATTTGTTTTATCAAATTAATATTACTAAATATAACAAAACGAAGGGAAAAAATGATTAAATATAACAAATTTTTTTCAGAAAATTCATTAGTATTAAGACCTGCTTTTAATACATCTGAAAAAGAGTTTTTACAAAAAGAAAAGTTTGCAATCACTGAATTTTTATCAGAAAGAGAAGTTGCTATTTTTCTTGAAGAACCTAAAGAATTATCTTTAGAAGAAATAAAAAAAATTGCTTCTATTTTAGCGAAATATCCAAGAGAATTAGAGGTTGATTTAGACGCATTTTTTGAATTTTTATCTCCTAAAACACAAAAACAATTTGTAGAAAAACTAGTAGATAGATATATTTATTTAAACGCGGATGTTTATTCAGAAAGAAGTGATAAAGAAAAAACTAGAGCTAAAATTAAAGATTTAACATTAGTTAGCTCAAGACTAGAAGAACTAGAAGACTTTATAGCAAAAGCAGAAACTGTAGCAAATGCAGTAAACTTTGCACGTGTTTTTCAAAATACACCTCCAAACATTTGTAATTCAGAATTTTTAGCAGACAAAATTGTAGAAAAATTAAGCAAAAATTCAAATTTAAAAATCAGAGTTTTAGGAAAAACACAAATTCAAAATTTAGGAATGAACTTATTATTAGCAGTCAACAAAGGTTCAGTTTATCAACCAAGATTAGTGGTTATTGAATATAACGGAAATCCAGAATCTGAAGAAAAAATTGCTTTTGTAGGTAAAGGAATTACTTTCGATTCAGGTGGTTATAACATTAAAACCGGAATGTTTATGAGAGGCATGAAATACGATATGTCAGGAGCTATTATTGCAGCTTCAGCTATCGACACAATTGCTAAATTTTCACCAAAAGTTAATGTAGTTGCTGTTCTTCCTTTAACAGATAACAGAGTAAACGGAGATGCTAATTTACCAGATAATGTTTGAAAATCAATGAATGGAAAATCAGTTGAAATTACAAACACTGATGCAGAAGGAAGATTGATTTTAGGTGATGCTTTAACATTTGCTATTAGAGAATTAAAAGCTAACAAACTATTTACAATAGCAACACTAACAGGTGCTATGTCTATTGCTTTAGGTTCAACTTTTACAGGAACTTTTGCAACAGATGATTCCTTCTGAAAAGAATTTAAAAAAGCAGCTGAGTTCGCAGATGAATTGGTTTGAAGAATGCCAATGCATCCAGAATTTGCTAAAGCAAATAACTCATCACCAGTTGCAGACATTGTAAACGCAGATTACACAGGAAAAGCTGGTTCTTCTTCTGCTGCTATGTTTGTTGCTGAATTTAGAGAAGAATTACCTTTAATTCACTTAGACATTGCAGGAACAGCAAATGTAGACAAAAACCCAACTGGAGTTATGGTTAAAACATTAGTAGAATTTATCTTACATCACAAATAAAAAGCTTCAAAAATGAAGAAAAAACCGGAAAATTTCCGGTTTTTTTATTTTAAAAATCTTTTAATCATTTAGATTTAGTTTTGTCTTTTACAGATTTAAAAATTTCACTAAGTTCTTTCTTTTCGTTTCTTGACAATTCTGGAACATATAATTCTAAATGTACTTTAAAATCACCAATTATGTTTTTGTTTCTTGGATCTTTTGCCCCTTTACGATATATAGTAACTACATCGCCAGATTTATAATTATTTTTAAGACTAATATTTTCCATTCCATAAGGAGTAGGAACTTCTACAGAGTTTTCTTGAATAATATCAGCAACAGAAACAGGTAAAGTTAAATGAATATCATTTCCTGCTCTAGTATAGTGCTTGTGATTCATTACATTAATTTTTAGATACAAATCACCACTAGGTCCCTTATTTTGTCCAGGTCCTCCGAAGCCTGACAGAGTCATATTATCTCCATTTCGAATACCGGCTGGAATATGAATATCAACATTTTTTATTGTTTTAATAATTTTTTGACCCTTACATTTTGAACATTTTTTAGTAATTATTTTTCCTTGTCCAGAACATCTTGAACAAACATTTGTGCTTTTAATTTTACCAAAACCACCAAGTGAAACGTATTCTTCTACAACTCCTGAACCGTGACAATTACTACATTCTTGTAAATCATTTTTTGATTCAGCACCTAAACCATCACAAGCTGAACAAGTTTCATATTTTTCTAAGTCTTGCTTAATTGTTTTTCCTAAAATAGACTCAATAAAACTAATACTTATAGAAGCTTGATAATCACTTCCTTTTATAGGTCTATTACTTCTTTTTGAAGAATTTCCAAAACCAAATCCTGAACCAAAATCAGAAAACATATCACTAAAAAAATCAGAAAATCCACCAAAACCTTGACTAAATCCACCAGCTCCAAAACCACTATTTGGGTCGAAAGCAGAGTGTCCAAATTGGTCGTATTTTGCTCTTTTATCTTTGTCAGAAAGAACTTCATAAGCTTCGTTTACTTCTTTAAACTTAGCTTCAGCGTCTTTTTCTTTGTTTCTGTCAGGGTGATATTTCATAGCTAAAGTACGATAAGCTTTTTTAATTTCTGCTTCGTTCGCACTTTTGTTAATTCCTAAAACTTCATAATAATCTCTTTTACTCATAGAAAGAAATTTTAGCACAAAAGAGCTTGAAGTGCTAAAAAAATTTAAATATAATCAATTTGCTTGTTTTTGAAATAAATTTTATCAATTGTTGCTGCACCAATACACTTTTCTTGTTCATAAATTACAACTTCTTGTCCAGGAGTTACAGCTTTAAATCCTTGTGGATATTCAACAATAATTTTGTTATTTTCCAAAATTTGAATTTTTGCTGGAATATCTTCTTGTCTGTATCTAAATTTAACTGAAAGTTTAGTTGGATCAAAATTAGGTTCAATTAAATTGAAATTTACAGCTTCGGCTTTATCGGAAATTAATCATTGTTCTTGATCTTGAGGAGCTACATAAAGAATTTTTCTCTCTAAATTATGTCCAACAACAAAATAAGGTTGCTCCATACCATTTAACCCTAGACCTTTTCTTTGACCTAAAGTAAAGTACATAATTCCTACATGTTTTCCTATAATTTTATTTTTTGTAATGTCTACAATATCGCCAGGTTGAGCAGGGATATAGTTTTGTAAAAAGTCTGTAAATTTTCTTTCTCCAATGAAGCAAATACCTGTAGAATCCTTTTTATTTTGAGTAATTAAGTCAAGTTCAGTAGCTATTTTTCTAACTTCCACTTTTGTAATATCAGCCAGAGGAAAAATTGTTTTACTAAGTTGATAATTATTTAACTGGGCAAGAAAATAACTTTGATCTTTAGATAAGTCTTTTGCTTTAAAAAGTTTTCCATTTTCTGTTTTAGCATAGTGCCCCATTGCAATGTAATCAGCCTGAAAATTTTTTAATGCATAATCTAAAAAGTGTTTAAATTTAATATTTTTATTACACAAAATATCAGGATTTGGAGTTTTCCCTGCTTTATATTTTTCAATAAAGTCTTCAAAAACTTCTTCCCAATATTCCTTTATAAAATCAACTCTATAGATAGGAATATCAAGCTTTTTGCAAACTTCTTGAGCATCTTGTCAATCTCTTTCTTGAGGACAAATAAAATCATTATAAGAATCATTTCCTTTAATGTCGTTGTTCAAAGTTGAATCTCAGTTACGCATAAAAACCCCAATAACTTCATGTCCTTGTTGTTTTAATAAATAAGCTGCTACTGAAGAGTCAACACCACCTGACATACCTATAACTATTTTTGCCATTTTATTCCTTTCTATTAGTGAAATTAAATTATAAATTAATTTTATTTTTTCTATAAAAAAGAAGCATTTTTTCAAAAAACAGCACTTTTTGCTTGCTATATATATATATATATATACTTTGCAGTACAGGAACTTTTTGCAAAGGGCACTAAATGAAGAAAATTATTAATGTTTTTGAAGTATTTGCAGGCGTTGGTTCTCAATTGAGAGCTTTGAAAAATATAGAAGAAGAACTAGGAGTAGAAATCAAATCTTTAGGTCTAGTAGAGTGATATATTGACGCGATCGTAAGTTATCAAACTATACATTCTCATGAAGAGAAAAACTCATATGTTTCAAAAGAAGTAATGATTAGTGAATTGCAACAATTGACTTTAAGTAAAGATAGTAAAATTCCAGTTTCAAAAAATTATTTTACAAAGCAAAATGAAGAAAAACTAACAAAATATTATCAATATTGTCTTCCTTTTATAGAAACTTTGAAAAATCCTAATTCAGAAAAACTATATTATACAGATATAAACAAAGTAAATGTTATCCCAAAGGATATTGATATTTTTACTTATTCATTTCCTTGCCAAGATTTATCTCAACAAGGAAATCAATTAGGTATTCAAGAAGACACAAGAAGTGGTTTATTGCTTCAAGTAAAAAGAATTTTGAAGCAAAATAAAGACAGATTACCAAAAACTTTATTAATGGAAAATGTAAAATCTCTTACTAATAAAAAGTTTATTTCTGAGTTTGAAGACTGAATTAAATTCTTGAAAGAATTGGGTTATACATCAACTTGAAAAGTAATTAATTCTACTGATTTTGGATCAGCTCAAAATAGAGAAAGAGTATTTATGGTTTCTAAACTTAATAAAAAGGCTTACAACTGACCTGTAAAAATAAAACATAATAAAACTTTAAAAAACATTTTAGACACTGATTCTGAAATTACAAATCAAGTTTTAGAACTAACTTCTAAAATTAAAAGAAAAGGAATAACTGAATTTAAAACTACTTCTAATAACATAACAAAAGCATTTATAAAAGATTGATCTAATTTTAATTCAGAAAATTATGTCTATAAAAATGAAGGATTTGGTCCAACTTTAACAGCTTCAGGCGCTAACTCAAGATTGAAATTTTACTTTAAAAATAAAGACATTTTCAGATACATAAATTATCAAGAAGCTTTTAAATATATGGGTTTTACAAAGCAAGATGCAAATAAAATTATGAAGACAAATTTAGTATCTGAAAACAAAATAATTTTTATGGCAGGTAATTCAATATCTGTAGAAGTTCTTGAACACATATTTAAAAATTTAATCTGTGAAATTAAAAAGGAATTTTAATTTTATGATCAAGAATGTTTTTTGAGATGAAATTTCCATAATTACTAATAACTTTAAAAAAGAAGAACAAAAAGCTGCCAAATTTAAAGGAAAAATAAAATTTATTTATGACTCTAGGTCTTTAGTCATAAGACATTTTTACTATGAATTACAAATGTGTGAAATTGATGTGTTAACAACTCAAAGTTGATTTGAGAGTAAAACAACAAATTTCAGAACTAGAGAAGAAGTCTTTTCGTTTTTAGGTTTAAGTCAAAAAATCAGAACTTTTAGAAGTGAACATGACATTGTTGAATTAGATTCAGCACAATTAGAAAAATTAAATAATTATTTAAAACATAGTTATAAATCTACAATTAAAAATTTTATTCCTTTGACAAGAGGTTCTAATCCATCAGGAGAACTGTTATCCCCCGATAATGCTCCTATAATATTAGAAGAAAAAGTACCATTTTTTAAAAGTAATTTTTCTTTGTTTTTTACTAATTTTTTTGAAGAATATGAAGAAATAACAAGTCAAAAAGAAGAAATTTTTGCAAATAAAAAAATGCAACACAATTACTTTGAACTTTTACAAGAAAAAGCTCAAAATCCAAATTCCAAATTTTCAAAAATTCTAGAAATTATTAAATATCTTTCAAATCCAAACTTGTTTAATCACAAGAGAAAAGAAATGGGTAAGCAAAAAATAGAAGAGTTAAAAAAATTAATTTCTACAGAAAATATAGAAAAATTAGTTCAAAAAAGCAGACAACGTTTTGCACAAAATGTTGAGAAATTTTCAAACAAAATTTTTGACTTTAGTTACACAGAAAGAGCTCATATTTGACCTGTTAGTGACATTAAAAACAAACTAATCGAAATTGATAAGCAACATAACAATGAAAAGCAATTTTTAGATTATCTTAAAGCCATTGAAGATTTTGAAAATTACTTGAATTTAACACCAAATTTACACACAGCTTTTGATAAATATTGATTTACTTTTGATGAAGAAACAGGAAGGTTAAAATTCAAAGAAAACAATAAAAAAACACTTCAATTTAAAGAAGAAATTTCAAAAAACGGCGAAATTGACAAAATTCTTCAAATTCCTTTGCCTTTTTTAACAAAAAACAGAAAAAAATATTTAGAAAAAAGGAATAAACAACATATAATTTAGAGTATAAATCACAATTATAATTGTTTAAAATAAAGGAAAATACATGAAAATTATATCAGTTGGTACAAATCACGCAGGTACCTCATTTTTAAGAACTTTTAGAAAATTAAATCCTACAGCAGAATTAGTAACTTACGATAGAAATACAGACATTTCATTTTTAGGATGTGGAATTGCTCTTTGAGTAGGACAAGAATTTGAAGATCCAAATGGTTTATTTTATTCTAATGTTGAAGAATTAAGATCACTTGGAATTTCAGTAAACCTAGAGCATGATGTTATTGAAATAAATCGTGAAGAAAAATACGTAATGGTGAAAAATTTAAGAACTGGACAAGTTTTTAAAGACACATACGACAAATTAGTTTTTGCTGGAGGAACTTGACCAATTGTTCCACCATTTGAAGGTGTTAATTTAGAGAACATTTTAATTTCAAAAACCTTTACACATGCAAAAGAAATTAAAGCAAAAGCATTAGATCCATCATTACAAAATGTAATTATTATTGGTGGTGGTTATATTGGAATTGAATTATTAGAAGCTTTCCACAAATATGGAAAAAAAGTTACTTTAATTGACATGCAACCTAGAATTATTCCTAACTACTTCGATGAAGAATTTACCTCAAAAATGGAATATGCAATTAGAAACCATGGAATTGAATTAAACTTTGGAGAAAAAGTAGAAAAATTCTTAACAGAAGATGGTGTAACAGTTTCAGGTGTACAAACAGATAAAAACACATATCAAGCTGATTTAGTAATTTTAGCTATTGGATTTAGACCAAACACACAAATTTTAGAAGGTGTTGAAAAATTACCAAATGGAGCTGTTTTAGTAGACGAATTCCAAAGATCATTAACAGATAAAGATGTTTATGTAATTGGTGATTCAGCTTCAATGTGACACAACGCAACAGATACTCACGCTTACATTGCTTTAGCAACAAACGCAGTTAAATCAGGTATCGTTGCTGCATTCCACTTAGCTAAAGGTGAAGAAACTCTTCCATTTCCAGGTTATGTTGGAACAAATGCAATTTCTGTTTTCGGATTTAATTATTCATCAACAGGATTTTCTGTAAATGGATGCAAAAATCATCCAACAATTGAAAATTTCGAATCAGAATATTTAGAAGACTGAGATCGTCCAGAATTTATGCAACACAAATCTAAAGTTTGAATTAAGATAACATATGAAAAAGAAACTTTAAGATTATTAGGTGCACAAATCGGTTCATATGGACAAAGTTTTAATCACACAGAAGCTATTTACTTCTTATCATTAGCAATTCAAAAAAGAATGACATTACCAGAAATAGCTCTATCAGATTTCTATTTCTTACCACACTACAACAAACCATTTAACTTCATCTTACAAGTAATTTTAAATGCTTTGGGATTAAATTACAAAGAGTAATTAACTTATAAATTTATAAAGAAAAAACAAGCAAAATTGCTTGTTTTTTCTTTATTTTTCTTTGACTTTAACCTGTCATAACATCTTCTGTTAAGTATTCAAATTTATTAAATTTATTCTTTTCACTAGATCAAATCAAAATAGAAGAGCTAATACCAAGTTGTCCTATAAACATAATAAAGATTAAGAAAGTTTTAGTATGTATATTTAAGTAATCAAGTATGCCTGTGGATAATCCCGTTGTACCAAAAGCTGAATTTATTTCAAAGAAAAGATGGAATAAATTAAAGGTTCTATATTTTTCTAAATCTGGAATTGAGCTTGAAATTAAAGGATTTTCAATCGTTTTTGTACTTAAATTATCAAAAGAAGAACTACCCACTAATAAAGCAATAACAACTAAAAATAAAGAAATAAAAAATACTACAGATGCTCTATCAGAGTTTTCAAAACTAATAGATCTTTTAAAGCTATGAATAGATTTTTTACCTAATATTTTAGATCAAATAGATAATATGATTATAGCTAAAGTTGTTGTTCGAATACCCCCACCTGTTGATGAAGGTGAAGAACCAATAAACATTAAAAGAGATGAAATAATTAAACTTGGCTGACTTAAATCATAAGTATCAAAGACTGAAAAACCAGCAGATCTGGTAGAAAATGTGTAGAAAATTAAAGCAAAAACTTTATTAGTTTTAGTTCCATAATTAAAAGAACTTGAATCCCCTCAAAAACCTAAAGAAGAACCAGATTTGTTTCAAAAAGAATGTGGATTGTTGGTTTGAGTTTCAAAAATTAAAATAAGACTAATACCAATAATTGCAACTATAAAATAAGTAGAAACAGATATTTTAGAAAACAAAGAAAACTTCATCGGATACCTTTGATTTCTAAAAATTTTGCTTCTTATATAAAGGTAAATATCATAAATTACTGGATAACCAATACCCCCAATAACAAAAAGAATAATTAATCAGATTAATACAAAGTAATTAGAATAATAAGGAGCAAATGAATATTTCCCAACAATATCAAAACCTGCATTATTAAGAGCAGTAATTGTATGAAAAATAGCATATCTAATTGACAATCCAGTGTTTTTATAAGGATTTATTAGTTCTTGATTATTGTCTATTGTTTGTAAAGGTTGAAAATCTCCTGGAACATTATAGAAGTAAAAAGATAGGACAAATGAAGAAAAAATTATTAAAATTATAAAAATTGTTAAGCTAGAAATAATAACGCCTTTTATTTCGCCAAACTTATTTGCTCCCCGTTCAGTTTTTACTAATGATTTTTGGAATAAAGATAATTTGAATCTAAAAATATAGTTAAAAATATAGATTTTTCAAGCAAAAAAGCCGGCTCCTCCAATCAAAATTAAAATAGCCACAATCGCTTGTCCAAATTGATTAAAAGTAGTTGATGTAGTTTTAACTACCAAACCAGTATCACTAAAAGCAGAAACAGAAGTAAAAAAAGCTTCAAAAAAACTTATGTTTTGTTCTTTTTGTAAGGAAATTTTTGAAGTTAATAACCCTGCCCCAATAAGAATAATTAATATGTAAGTTAAAAAAATTCATTTAACTTTATTAAATTTCAAGAAATTATTAAATTTGTTTTTTAATACATCTAAAAAATTTTTTATATTTATATCACTAAATTTCATAGTTTTGAATAATAATTTTAAATTATTTTATGAATATAAAAGAAATTTTGATTAAATTTTAAATTCTTCTTTACTTTTTAATACTTTTTTATAGAATTTTAGCAACTATGAAAAAACAAAATATTTGTGTCATAGGGGCTGGACGTTTAGGAAAAGCTACTATCACACAGCTTCATAAATTAAATAAATCTGTTCTTGTAATAGATAAAGATGTAAAAAATTTAAATTCAATTAAGGATTATGCAAACAATATAATCGAAGCAGATGCAGCTGATATGAAAGCACTAGAAGCTATTGGTTTCGAAAATATAGATACAGTTATTGTGGCATTAGCAGATAACACAGAAATTATTGCTGCTTTATTAGAATTAAAAGTTAAAAATATAATAGCTAGAGCTGTAAACAAAAGACATGCAAGGGTTTTAAAACAAATCGGGGTTAATTGAATTGTTAGTCCAGAAGAAGAAGCAGGAATCCGTTTAGCTTTATTTTCCACCAACAACAACTTTTTTAAGTATTCTGAAACTTTACAAGAACTTCCAGGAGGTTTTGTTATAGGTTCAACTACTATAACATCACCAAAATATGCGGGCAAAACAATAAAAAATTCAAAATTTTCAAATTTACAGGTTTCTGTTGTTATAATTAAGAGAGAAACCAACACTATTTTGCCTTATGGAGAATTAGTACTTAACAAAGATGATTTAGTAACATTTATTGGTCAAATTGATGATGTTATTAAAGTTTTTGAGCTAGTAAATCCTAATAAAATAGCAGATAAATCAGAGCAAAACGAAAATTTTTAAAAAAAAATAAAAAAAATATTTTGCTTTTTTAAAAAATAGTGTAATATATTGTAAGAGCAACGATAGCAAAGGGGATCACCTGATACCATTCCGAACTCAGAAGTTAAGCCCTTTAACGCCGACAATACTAGAGATAGGAAGATAGGAAGTTGCTTTTTTTTATTATTTTTTTTCAGGTTTTCAGTAATAATTAAATAAATATGACATTTACACAAGAAGTAAAACAAGAGATTTTATCTATAAAATATAATTTAAAAGAGTGAAATTCTTTTTTAAGAGGGATTATTTATTCTAGTTTTAAAAATAAAGTAAATACAAATCAGGATTTTTTTGAAATTAGAATAAATAAAGAACATATTTCAACACTAATTAAACAAAAATTAAGTAAATTTCACATCCCTTACTTTAAAGACACAAAAAATAAAAATTGAATTATCATAAATAAAGAAGATTTTGACATTTCCGAATCTGATTGATCTTCTAAATCCTTTTTAGCTGGTGTATTTGTGGGTACAGGAACTATTTCTAAATTAGATGCTCATTCCTATCATTTAGAGATAAAATTTTATAATCAAGAAATTTCAAGCAAAGTACAAAAAAAATTAGAAAATCACACTTTAAATTTCTTTCAACTACAAAGAAATAACAATTTTATTTTGTATATAAAAAAATCAGAACAAATTCTTGATTTTCTAGGTTTTATTGGAGCTATTCAAAGTTTTAAAAAACTTTTTAACATAAAAATTCAAAGAGATTATGAATCTAACGCAAATAGACTTACAAATTTAGATATTAGTAATGCAAAAAGATCTGGTATTGCTTCTGAAAAACATAATAAAAATTACCAATTTATAATAAAAGGAAGACTTTTACACTTGTTTAGACAAGAAGAAATTATCTTTTTTGATTTAAAATCAAAAGAACCAAACTTATCACTAACACAAATGGTTGAAATTTTGGAAGAAAAATTTGGAATAAAAAAAACCAAATCATCATTAAATCATTGACTTATAAAGTTGAATAAAATTGTTCAAAAATACTCTTAATTTGCTATAATTTTTAATTATGAATTTCTTCCAAAACGCTTTTAAAAAGTCTCAAATTCAATTTGTGCAAGCAGATGAAAAAAGACTTTCAAATAGATTATTAAGCTATTCTCTAATGTGATTATCATTAGGAATTTTTCTCATTGCAATTTTGAGTTTTGCAATACTTGCTATTAATCCAATTAGAGAAGCATATTTCAAACTACTTCTTGGAGTTTCCGGGTCAGCAATAGGATTATTAGTAACTAACTTAGTTCTTACTTTTGCTTCTATTGGTATTATGCTTTTTATTAGTAATCAAAGTAGAAGACAAAATAGTTCATTAGCTGTTTTAGTGCCGATGTATATTTTGTTCATAATTTTAGAAAGTTTTTGACTACCAGCTCTAATTTCTGCTTTATTTTTGATAAGAACAATAGATGATAATTTTTCTTTTGTAATAGAGAGTCTAGATTATAAAACCATTTCTTATATTTTATTATCATTTATAATTCCTGCAGGAATATTTGCTATTATTGGTGCACTAGGTTGATTCCAAATAATAGATTTTTCAAGATTTGTAATTTTTATTTGAGTAGGATTGGTTGTAGAATTAATTTTATTTATAGTTTCATATTTTATTTTTAATAGCATTATTAATGCGATTTATTTAGTTATTGCAACACTTGTCACTTTTGCAATGATAGGTTACAACTTCTGATTAATGAGACAAGAGAGTTTATACTGATTAGCTACTGATAAGTATAATGAAGATTTAAAAGCAAAATTCTTACGTATAGGTTTAGCATATGGAATGTTCTTATTAGTATCATATTTAAGATTAGTAATCATACTTTTAAAACTATTTTCAAGAAGATAAATAAAGAAAAAAGAAGGAAATTATGAAAAAAAATATAATAAATGTAGATATTGAAATTTCTTTAAATTCAAATATAAAATATGAATTTGATAGAGAAAAAAACAAATTAGTAGTTGACAGAATTTTAAGAGAACCTTTTGTATATCCAGCTAATTATGGTGCTATTAAAAACACATTAGATTGAGATGGTGATGAACTAGATGTTTTAGTATATTCAAAAGAATCTTTCATTCCAGGTTCACAACTTAAAGCAAGAATTGTTGGTGCTATGAAAATGATCGATGATGGAGAAATTGATACAAAATTAATAGCAGTTCATGAGGATGATTATAGATTAGCTCACATTCAAAAATTAGAAGATTTACCTTCAACTTGAGTATTAGAAGTAGAATATTTTTTCTCTAATTATAAAAATTGGAAACGTCCAGGAATTACTTCAGTAGACGGTTTTGAAAAAGAAGAATGAGCTTTAGAAGAATTAGAAGAGTGCAAAAAACTATTTGAAAAATATAATCACCTTTCAAAAGACGACTTTTTAAAAGAAATGAAGAAAAAACATCCAGAAAAATATAGATAATTACTAAATATTGTAAAATAAAACTACAGAAAATTCTGTAGTTTTATTTTACAATTAAGATTAATAAATAAAGGAAAAGAAGTAATTATGTTTGAATTAATATCGAAATTTAAACCAACAGGTGATCAACCTAAAGCAATTGAAAAATTAGTGCAAGGCATCAAAAATCACAAACAGCATCAAGTTCTTTTAGGAGTTACCGGTTCAGGAAAAACTTTTACTATGGCAAATGTAATTGCGCAATTAAATAGACCTGTTTTAGTGTTATCACATAACAAAACATTAGCACTTCAATTATTTACAGAATTTAAAGAATTTTTTCCACACAACAGAGTAGAATATTTCGTTTCTTATTTTGATTTTTATAGACCAGAAGCTTATTTACCAGCTCAAGATGTTTATATTGATAAAACCAGTAAAACTAATTTAGATTTAGAAGCAATGCGTATGTCTACTTTAAATGCACTTACTATGCGTAGAGATACAATTGTAGTATCTTCAGTAGCTTCAATTTATGGAGCTTATAATCCAAAAGAATATAAACAAAGCTTTATAAATATA
This Mycoplasma sp. 1654_15 DNA region includes the following protein-coding sequences:
- a CDS encoding MAG4270 family putative restriction endonuclease, whose product is MIKNVFWDEISIITNNFKKEEQKAAKFKGKIKFIYDSRSLVIRHFYYELQMCEIDVLTTQSWFESKTTNFRTREEVFSFLGLSQKIRTFRSEHDIVELDSAQLEKLNNYLKHSYKSTIKNFIPLTRGSNPSGELLSPDNAPIILEEKVPFFKSNFSLFFTNFFEEYEEITSQKEEIFANKKMQHNYFELLQEKAQNPNSKFSKILEIIKYLSNPNLFNHKRKEMGKQKIEELKKLISTENIEKLVQKSRQRFAQNVEKFSNKIFDFSYTERAHIWPVSDIKNKLIEIDKQHNNEKQFLDYLKAIEDFENYLNLTPNLHTAFDKYWFTFDEETGRLKFKENNKKTLQFKEEISKNGEIDKILQIPLPFLTKNRKKYLEKRNKQHII
- a CDS encoding potassium channel family protein, coding for MKKQNICVIGAGRLGKATITQLHKLNKSVLVIDKDVKNLNSIKDYANNIIEADAADMKALEAIGFENIDTVIVALADNTEIIAALLELKVKNIIARAVNKRHARVLKQIGVNWIVSPEEEAGIRLALFSTNNNFFKYSETLQELPGGFVIGSTTITSPKYAGKTIKNSKFSNLQVSVVIIKRETNTILPYGELVLNKDDLVTFIGQIDDVIKVFELVNPNKIADKSEQNENF
- a CDS encoding potassium transporter TrkG — its product is MKFSDINIKNFLDVLKNKFNNFLKFNKVKWIFLTYILIILIGAGLLTSKISLQKEQNISFFEAFFTSVSAFSDTGLVVKTTSTTFNQFGQAIVAILILIGGAGFFAWKIYIFNYIFRFKLSLFQKSLVKTERGANKFGEIKGVIISSLTIFIILIIFSSFVLSFYFYNVPGDFQPLQTIDNNQELINPYKNTGLSIRYAIFHTITALNNAGFDIVGKYSFAPYYSNYFVLIWLIILFVIGGIGYPVIYDIYLYIRSKIFRNQRYPMKFSLFSKISVSTYFIVAIIGISLILIFETQTNNPHSFWNKSGSSLGFWGDSSSFNYGTKTNKVFALIFYTFSTRSAGFSVFDTYDLSQPSLIISSLLMFIGSSPSSTGGGIRTTTLAIIILSIWSKILGKKSIHSFKRSISFENSDRASVVFFISLFLVVIALLVGSSSFDNLSTKTIENPLISSSIPDLEKYRTFNLFHLFFEINSAFGTTGLSTGILDYLNIHTKTFLIFIMFIGQLGISSSILIWSSEKNKFNKFEYLTEDVMTG
- the whiA gene encoding DNA-binding protein WhiA, whose product is MTFTQEVKQEILSIKYNLKEWNSFLRGIIYSSFKNKVNTNQDFFEIRINKEHISTLIKQKLSKFHIPYFKDTKNKNWIIINKEDFDISESDWSSKSFLAGVFVGTGTISKLDAHSYHLEIKFYNQEISSKVQKKLENHTLNFFQLQRNNNFILYIKKSEQILDFLGFIGAIQSFKKLFNIKIQRDYESNANRLTNLDISNAKRSGIASEKHNKNYQFIIKGRLLHLFRQEEIIFFDLKSKEPNLSLTQMVEILEEKFGIKKTKSSLNHWLIKLNKIVQKYS
- a CDS encoding FAD-dependent oxidoreductase, which encodes MKIISVGTNHAGTSFLRTFRKLNPTAELVTYDRNTDISFLGCGIALWVGQEFEDPNGLFYSNVEELRSLGISVNLEHDVIEINREEKYVMVKNLRTGQVFKDTYDKLVFAGGTWPIVPPFEGVNLENILISKTFTHAKEIKAKALDPSLQNVIIIGGGYIGIELLEAFHKYGKKVTLIDMQPRIIPNYFDEEFTSKMEYAIRNHGIELNFGEKVEKFLTEDGVTVSGVQTDKNTYQADLVILAIGFRPNTQILEGVEKLPNGAVLVDEFQRSLTDKDVYVIGDSASMWHNATDTHAYIALATNAVKSGIVAAFHLAKGEETLPFPGYVGTNAISVFGFNYSSTGFSVNGCKNHPTIENFESEYLEDWDRPEFMQHKSKVWIKITYEKETLRLLGAQIGSYGQSFNHTEAIYFLSLAIQKRMTLPEIALSDFYFLPHYNKPFNFILQVILNALGLNYKE
- a CDS encoding MAG0110 family membrane protein — protein: MNFFQNAFKKSQIQFVQADEKRLSNRLLSYSLMWLSLGIFLIAILSFAILAINPIREAYFKLLLGVSGSAIGLLVTNLVLTFASIGIMLFISNQSRRQNSSLAVLVPMYILFIILESFWLPALISALFLIRTIDDNFSFVIESLDYKTISYILLSFIIPAGIFAIIGALGWFQIIDFSRFVIFIWVGLVVELILFIVSYFIFNSIINAIYLVIATLVTFAMIGYNFWLMRQESLYWLATDKYNEDLKAKFLRIGLAYGMFLLVSYLRLVIILLKLFSRR